One segment of Toxotes jaculatrix isolate fToxJac2 chromosome 8, fToxJac2.pri, whole genome shotgun sequence DNA contains the following:
- the mettl6 gene encoding tRNA N(3)-methylcytidine methyltransferase METTL6 encodes MARSKNESFPGDMKIAAPEEEVVASKDEMSPCVPGQTKTSTARVLTQEEVDRLGGERALVSGFKQMKLEKEAQKNWDLFYKRNTTNFFKDRHWTTREFEELKACREFDSQKLVLLEAGCGVGNCIFPLLEDDLNIFVYACDFSPRAVEFVKQNPLYCPERCCAFQCDLTKDDLRANVPEGSVDVATLIFVLSAIHPDKMNLALQNISRVLKPGGIVLFRDYGLYDHAMLRFKAGSKLGENFYVRQDGTRSYFFSKEFLAELFDETGFQSVANDYVLRETVNKKEGLCVPRVFLQSKFTKPGQSESS; translated from the exons atgGCACGGTCAAAAAATGAAAGTTTCCCCGGTGACATGAAAATAGCAGCACCCGAAGAAGAAGTAGTGGCGTCGAAGGACGAAATGTCCCCGTGTGTCCCAGGACAAACCAAAACCTCCACCGCAAGAGTTTTAACCCAGGAGGAGGTGGACAGACTCGGCGGGGAACGGGCTCTGGTGTCCGGGTTCAAGCAGATGAAGCTGGAGAAAGAAGCTCAGAAAAACTGGGACCTGTTTTACAAAAGAAACACGACGAATTTCTTCAAGGACAGACACTGGACCACCAGAGAATTTGAAGAGCTCAAAGCGTGCAGAGAG TTTGACTCACAGAAGTTGGTGCTGCTGGAGGCCGGCTGCGGTGTGGGAAACTGCATCTTCCCTCTGCTCGAGGACGACCTCAACATCTTCGTCTACGCCTGTGACTTCTCACCACGAGCTGTTGAATTTGTCAAA CAAAACCCTCTGTACTGCCCCGAGCGCTGCTGTGCCTTCCAGTGTGATTTAACTAAAGATGATCTGAGAGCAAATGTGCCTGAGGGCAGCGTGGACGTCGCCACTCTCATCTTTGTTCTGTCCGCCATCCATCCGGATAAGATGAATCTGGCTTTGCAGAACATCAGCAGG GTGCTGAAGCCTGGAGGCATTGTCCTTTTTAGGGATTATGGCCTGTACGACCATGCCATGCTCCGATTCAAAGCTGGGAGCAAGCTGGGGGAGAACTTTTATGTACGCCAAGACGGAACAAGGTCTTATTTCTTCTCCAAAG AGTTCCTGGCTGAGCTCTTTGATGAGACGGGTTTCCAGTCTGTTGCAAACGACTACGTCCTTAGAGAGACCGTTAACAAGAAGGAGGGACTCTGTGTTCCCAGGGTGTTCCTGCAGAGTAAATTCACCAAGCCTGGCCAATCAGAAAGCTCCTGA